A region of Argentina anserina chromosome 5, drPotAnse1.1, whole genome shotgun sequence DNA encodes the following proteins:
- the LOC126793618 gene encoding uncharacterized protein LOC126793618 isoform X2, whose translation MDGFSLTLTTHTPFFTNRTRFPSLSRTPIPLFPPKTNFIVLSSKDDPKLDPLDQMELKFGRMIGEDPKLTLAKILGRKANPEASYMDIEKSFYKNKGKIVEIKEVPFGVPKNAEADKPLEGLELGRPVVPKKVKSSPLDGLNLARPVPKKGVKFEVDDKPRGSEVRKLSRPVAPKAVESSKGSVPNVILRKPSLFSEDDVDDTRPRLRIKPNLSLKMRIEQPKEQFSDMTLLRKPEPVIVDDSSEKKQEESSSNVGSNVTGDVALLRKPKVENVNGSSEMKLDQFSSVDTKVIGEAEMEMLNEEINNEVTGFTLLEKPKSLSIEKGVEIDDEEIEQKKSTVIDDTENNVSKDLSEVTASSSIRRPSLGESIDGTLTEIPSQTDDYPIGLQPHKQSSVVSSKEIAEDQMSSTSAPVSNVELSVDAALQGKPKRLDQPVKEAPANTESIAVELENPLSTSPSGHEDDDWIAAEELVKSGNRGDVELISASTRGFVVSFRSLVGFLPYRNLAFKWKFLAFESWLRRKGLDPSLYRRNLGVIGSYDVTNKINPNLENDAIVIKNEGEVTPDMKLEELLGIYDQEKIKFLSSFVGQKVKVNVVLANKKSGKLVFSVKPKEKEESIERKRSLMAKLQVGDVVKCCIKKITYFGVFVEVEGVPALIHQTEISWDATLDPSSYFKVGQIVEAKVYQLDFALERIFLSLKEIMPDPLMETLESVVGDNEILDGRLKAAEADTKWDDVESLIKELEQTEGIQSVSKGRFFLSPGLAPTFQVIVQTSLDKEEMKSVILRCTSRVG comes from the exons ATGGATGGCTTCTCTCTCACCCTTACTACCCACACCCCTTTCTTTACTAACCGAACTCGTTTTCCTTCACTTTCAAGAACACCAATCCCACTTTTCCCTCCAAAAACCAACTTTATTGTTCTCAGCTCCAAAGATGACCCAAAGCTCGACCCTTTGGACCAAATGGAGCTCAAGTTTGGTCGCATGATTGGTGAAGACCCAAAACTCACACTTGCCAAG ATATTGGGTAGGAAAGCAAACCCAGAAGCTAGTTATATGGATATAGAGAAGAGCTTTTACAAGAACAAGGGTAAGATAGTTGAGATAAAGGAGGTACCTTTTGGTGTACCCAAGAATGCTGAGGCAGATAAACCCTTGGAGGGTTTGGAATTGGGTAGACCTGTGGTGCCAAAGAAAGTTAAGTCATCTCCTTTGGATGGTTTGAACTTGGCTCGGCCGGTGCCGAAGAAAGGAGTTAAATTTGAGGTTGATGATAAGCCAAGAGGTTCTGAGGTTAGGAAATTGAGTCGACCTGTTGCACCCAAGGCTGTGGAGAGTAGTAAGGGGAGTGTTCCTAATGTTATTTTGAGGAAGCCAAGTCTGTTTAGTGAGGATGATGTTGATGACACAAGGCCTAGGCTGAGGATTAAACCGAATTTGTCATTGAAGATGAGGATTGAGCAGCCCAAGGAGCAGTTTAGTGATATGACATTGTTGAGAAAACCTGAACCGGTGATTGTTGATGACAGTAGtgaaaagaaacaagaggAATCATCGAGTAATGTAGGTAGCAATGTTACTGGTGATGTGGCATTGTTGAGGAAACCCAAGGTGGAGAATGTAAATGGAAGTAGTGAAATGAAACTAGACCAATTTAGTAGTGTAGATACAAAAGTTATTGGTGAAGCAGAAATGGAGATGTTGAATGAAGAAATCAATAATGAAGTTACTGGTTTCACTCTACTGGAAAAGCCCAAATCACTGAGTATTGAAAAAGGAGTTgaaattgatgatgaggaaATTGAGCAAAAAAAATCTACTGTTATTGATGATACTGAGAATAATGTCTCGAAAGATTTATCTGAGGTTACTGCTTCAAGCAGTATAAGAAGACCCAGTCTCGGAGAATCCATCGATGGCACACTTACAGAGATTCCCAGCCAAACAGATGATTACCCTATAG GATTACAGCCACATAAGCAGAGCTCTGTGGTGTCCAGTAAGGAAATTGCTGAGGATCAAATGTCTAGTACAAGTGCACCTGTTTCTAATGTTGAACTTTCTGTAGATGCTGCTCTACAAGGAAAACCAAAACG GTTGGACCAACCCGTGAAAGAGGCACCTGCGAATACAGAAAGTATTGCTGTTGAGCTTGAAAATCCTCTTTCTACATCTCCCAGT GGgcatgaagatgatgattggATTGCAGCTGAAGAATTGGTAAAGAGCGGAAATAGGGGAGACGTAGAACTTATAAGTGCCAGCACCAGAGGTTTTGTT GTTTCTTTTCGCTCTTTAGTAGGTTTTCTGCCATACCGTAATCTGGCTTTCAAGTGGAAATTCTTAGCTTTTGAGTCATGGCTAAGACGAAAGGGTTTAGATCCGTCCTTGTACAGGCGAAATCTTGGAGTTATTGGAAGCTATGATGTCACAAACAAGATCAATCCAAACCTAGAAAATGATGCTATAGTAATTAAAAATGAGGGAGAAGTTACACCGGATATGAAACTGGAAGAACTTCTTGGGATATATGACCaagaaaaaatcaaattcTTGTCATCATTTGTTGGCCAG AAAGTCAAGGTAAATGTGGTATTGGCCAACAAAAAATCTGGGAAACTTGTATTTTCAGTGAAGCCAAAAGAGAAGGAAGAGTCAATCGAGAGAAAAAGAAGTCTCATG GCAAAACTTCAAGTTGGCGATGTCGTTAAATGCTGCATCAAGAAAATTACttattttggtgtttttgTTGAG GTTGAAGGAGTGCCTGCACTAATCCATCAGACTGAAATATCTTGGGATGCCACTTTGGATCCTTCTTCTTACTTTAAAGTTGGACAG ATTGTCGAGGCAAAAGTTTACCAGCTGGATTTTGCACTTGAACGTATCTTCTTGTCATTGAAAGAGATTATG CCAGATCCATTGATGGAGACATTGGAGTCTGTGGTTGGTGATAATGAGATCCTGGATGGGAGATTAAAAGCAGCAGAAGCAGATACCAAG TGGGACGATGTAGAATCTCTAATTAAAGAGCTGGAACAGACTGAAGGAATCCAGTCTGTATCAAAAGGTCGTTTTTTCTTGAGCCCAGGATTAGCTCCAACATTTCAG GTAATAGTTCAAACATCACTGGACAAAGAAGAGATGAAATCTGTGATTCTAAGATGTACCAGCAGAGTAGGCTAG
- the LOC126793618 gene encoding uncharacterized protein LOC126793618 isoform X1: MDGFSLTLTTHTPFFTNRTRFPSLSRTPIPLFPPKTNFIVLSSKDDPKLDPLDQMELKFGRMIGEDPKLTLAKILGRKANPEASYMDIEKSFYKNKGKIVEIKEVPFGVPKNAEADKPLEGLELGRPVVPKKVKSSPLDGLNLARPVPKKGVKFEVDDKPRGSEVRKLSRPVAPKAVESSKGSVPNVILRKPSLFSEDDVDDTRPRLRIKPNLSLKMRIEQPKEQFSDMTLLRKPEPVIVDDSSEKKQEESSSNVGSNVTGDVALLRKPKVENVNGSSEMKLDQFSSVDTKVIGEAEMEMLNEEINNEVTGFTLLEKPKSLSIEKGVEIDDEEIEQKKSTVIDDTENNVSKDLSEVTASSSIRRPSLGESIDGTLTEIPSQTDDYPIGLQPHKQSSVVSSKEIAEDQMSSTSAPVSNVELSVDAALQGKPKRLDQPVKEAPANTESIAVELENPLSTSPSGHEDDDWIAAEELVKSGNRGDVELISASTRGFVVSFRSLVGFLPYRNLAFKWKFLAFESWLRRKGLDPSLYRRNLGVIGSYDVTNKINPNLENDAIVIKNEGEVTPDMKLEELLGIYDQEKIKFLSSFVGQKVKVNVVLANKKSGKLVFSVKPKEKEESIERKRSLMAKLQVGDVVKCCIKKITYFGVFVEVEGVPALIHQTEISWDATLDPSSYFKVGQIVEAKVYQLDFALERIFLSLKEIMPDPLMETLESVVGDNEILDGRLKAAEADTKWDDVESLIKELEQTEGIQSVSKGRFFLSPGLAPTFQVYMASMFENQYKLLARSENKVQEVIVQTSLDKEEMKSVILRCTSRVG; the protein is encoded by the exons ATGGATGGCTTCTCTCTCACCCTTACTACCCACACCCCTTTCTTTACTAACCGAACTCGTTTTCCTTCACTTTCAAGAACACCAATCCCACTTTTCCCTCCAAAAACCAACTTTATTGTTCTCAGCTCCAAAGATGACCCAAAGCTCGACCCTTTGGACCAAATGGAGCTCAAGTTTGGTCGCATGATTGGTGAAGACCCAAAACTCACACTTGCCAAG ATATTGGGTAGGAAAGCAAACCCAGAAGCTAGTTATATGGATATAGAGAAGAGCTTTTACAAGAACAAGGGTAAGATAGTTGAGATAAAGGAGGTACCTTTTGGTGTACCCAAGAATGCTGAGGCAGATAAACCCTTGGAGGGTTTGGAATTGGGTAGACCTGTGGTGCCAAAGAAAGTTAAGTCATCTCCTTTGGATGGTTTGAACTTGGCTCGGCCGGTGCCGAAGAAAGGAGTTAAATTTGAGGTTGATGATAAGCCAAGAGGTTCTGAGGTTAGGAAATTGAGTCGACCTGTTGCACCCAAGGCTGTGGAGAGTAGTAAGGGGAGTGTTCCTAATGTTATTTTGAGGAAGCCAAGTCTGTTTAGTGAGGATGATGTTGATGACACAAGGCCTAGGCTGAGGATTAAACCGAATTTGTCATTGAAGATGAGGATTGAGCAGCCCAAGGAGCAGTTTAGTGATATGACATTGTTGAGAAAACCTGAACCGGTGATTGTTGATGACAGTAGtgaaaagaaacaagaggAATCATCGAGTAATGTAGGTAGCAATGTTACTGGTGATGTGGCATTGTTGAGGAAACCCAAGGTGGAGAATGTAAATGGAAGTAGTGAAATGAAACTAGACCAATTTAGTAGTGTAGATACAAAAGTTATTGGTGAAGCAGAAATGGAGATGTTGAATGAAGAAATCAATAATGAAGTTACTGGTTTCACTCTACTGGAAAAGCCCAAATCACTGAGTATTGAAAAAGGAGTTgaaattgatgatgaggaaATTGAGCAAAAAAAATCTACTGTTATTGATGATACTGAGAATAATGTCTCGAAAGATTTATCTGAGGTTACTGCTTCAAGCAGTATAAGAAGACCCAGTCTCGGAGAATCCATCGATGGCACACTTACAGAGATTCCCAGCCAAACAGATGATTACCCTATAG GATTACAGCCACATAAGCAGAGCTCTGTGGTGTCCAGTAAGGAAATTGCTGAGGATCAAATGTCTAGTACAAGTGCACCTGTTTCTAATGTTGAACTTTCTGTAGATGCTGCTCTACAAGGAAAACCAAAACG GTTGGACCAACCCGTGAAAGAGGCACCTGCGAATACAGAAAGTATTGCTGTTGAGCTTGAAAATCCTCTTTCTACATCTCCCAGT GGgcatgaagatgatgattggATTGCAGCTGAAGAATTGGTAAAGAGCGGAAATAGGGGAGACGTAGAACTTATAAGTGCCAGCACCAGAGGTTTTGTT GTTTCTTTTCGCTCTTTAGTAGGTTTTCTGCCATACCGTAATCTGGCTTTCAAGTGGAAATTCTTAGCTTTTGAGTCATGGCTAAGACGAAAGGGTTTAGATCCGTCCTTGTACAGGCGAAATCTTGGAGTTATTGGAAGCTATGATGTCACAAACAAGATCAATCCAAACCTAGAAAATGATGCTATAGTAATTAAAAATGAGGGAGAAGTTACACCGGATATGAAACTGGAAGAACTTCTTGGGATATATGACCaagaaaaaatcaaattcTTGTCATCATTTGTTGGCCAG AAAGTCAAGGTAAATGTGGTATTGGCCAACAAAAAATCTGGGAAACTTGTATTTTCAGTGAAGCCAAAAGAGAAGGAAGAGTCAATCGAGAGAAAAAGAAGTCTCATG GCAAAACTTCAAGTTGGCGATGTCGTTAAATGCTGCATCAAGAAAATTACttattttggtgtttttgTTGAG GTTGAAGGAGTGCCTGCACTAATCCATCAGACTGAAATATCTTGGGATGCCACTTTGGATCCTTCTTCTTACTTTAAAGTTGGACAG ATTGTCGAGGCAAAAGTTTACCAGCTGGATTTTGCACTTGAACGTATCTTCTTGTCATTGAAAGAGATTATG CCAGATCCATTGATGGAGACATTGGAGTCTGTGGTTGGTGATAATGAGATCCTGGATGGGAGATTAAAAGCAGCAGAAGCAGATACCAAG TGGGACGATGTAGAATCTCTAATTAAAGAGCTGGAACAGACTGAAGGAATCCAGTCTGTATCAAAAGGTCGTTTTTTCTTGAGCCCAGGATTAGCTCCAACATTTCAG GTTTATATGGCGTCCATGTTTGAGAATCAGTACAAGTTACTTGCTCGGTCTGAAAATAAAGTTCAAGAG GTAATAGTTCAAACATCACTGGACAAAGAAGAGATGAAATCTGTGATTCTAAGATGTACCAGCAGAGTAGGCTAG
- the LOC126795432 gene encoding LIM domain-containing protein WLIM2b-like: MSFIGTQQKCKACDKTVHFIEQVSADGVPYHRTCFKCSHCNGQLAMSSYHSMEGSLYCKPHFEQLFKENNFKKPPSGGKTNEMLTKAPSKLSSLFSGTQDKCAVCTKTVYPLEKVTMEGAFYHKNCFRCNHGGCFLSPSNCAALDGILYCKHHFAQLFKEKGSYSHLTKTASLKKNAAPLPEPTPAEEAEAPKKDAAAEAEPPAEESQEQ; this comes from the exons ATGTCGTTCATTGGAACCCAGCAGAAATGCAAGGCGTGTGATAAGACTGTTCATTTCATTGAACAAGTATCTGCAGATGGCGTTCCCTATCACAGAACCTGCTTCAAATGCAGTCATTGCAATGGACAACTGGCG ATGAGCAGCTACCATTCCATGGAGGGATCTCTATACTGCAAGCCTCATTTCGAGCAACTCTTCAAGGAAAATAACTTTAAGAAACCTCCATCAG GTGGAAAGACAAACGAAATGCTG ACTAAGGCCCCTAGCAAATTGTCCTCCCTGTTCTCTGGGACTCAAGACAAATGTGCTGTCTGCACCAAAACTGTTTATCCCTTGGAAAAG GTTACTATGGAAGGAGCGTTTTACCACAAGAACTGCTTTAGGTGTAACCATGGGGGTTGCTTCCTCTCACCCTCAAACTGTGCTGCTCTAGATGGCATTCTATACTGCAAGCACCACTTTGCTCAGTTGTTCAAGGAGAAGGGCAGCTACAGCCACCTCACCAAGACTGCTTCTCTGAAGAAAAATGCAGCTCCATTACCCGAGCCAACTCCGGCGGAAGAGGCAGAAGCACCAAAGAAGGACGCAGCAGCCGAAGCAGAGCCCCCGGCAGAGGAGTCACAAGAGCAATAG